One part of the Rutidosis leptorrhynchoides isolate AG116_Rl617_1_P2 chromosome 1, CSIRO_AGI_Rlap_v1, whole genome shotgun sequence genome encodes these proteins:
- the LOC139868064 gene encoding lysine--tRNA ligase, chloroplastic/mitochondrial-like has protein sequence MEALKVWSSRPLRHLFHLASSSSPPLTYKSYIPITVFRCCSSAATTTTTTTAAAVPKQGGRNRRSSSATTSTSDRDAIRAIRLKKVEELRSKGLEPYAYKWDRTHTANQLQEIYKDLANGEESNDENDQVSISGRIVARRTFGKLAFLTLRDDSGTIQLYCEKERLVNDQFEQLKSLVDIGDILGASGSIKRTEKGELSVFVNSFLILTKSLLPLPDKFHGLTDVDKRYRQRYVDMIANPEVADVFRKRAKIVSVIRQTVESVGFIEVDTPVLQGAAGGAEARPFITHHNSLGRDLYLRIATELHLKRMLVGGLEKVYEIGRIFRNEGISTRHNPEFTTIEIYEAYSDYESMMNMAEEIVTQCALAVNGTLTVDYQGVEINLERPWRRETMHNLVREATGVDFIELGNDLNVIKEAVLNALNMGPNNQDRHLIEACSSVGRLLNEVFEMVVEPTLVQPTFVLDYPIEVSPLAKPHRRHEGLTERFELYICGRELGNAFSELTDPMDQRGRLEEQVKQHNIKREAAASKVVDIEINGPKADDDECYEVNLDEDFLTALEYGMPPASGMGLGIDRLVMLLTNSPSIRDVIAFPVLKIQQ, from the exons ATGGAGGCCTTAAAGGTTTGGTCATCACGCCCTTTGAGACACCTCTTTCATTTAGCTTCTTCCTCATCACCTCCCCTTACTTATAAATCATATATCCCTATTACTGTCTTCCGCTGCTGCTCTTccgccgccaccaccaccaccaccaccaccgccgcCGCCGTTCCAAAACAAGGCGGCCGGAATAGACGTTCATCCTCCGCCACAACTTCAACGTCCGATAGAGACGCCATTCGCGCTATCCGTCTCAAAAAG GTGGAAGAATTGAGGAGTAAGGGACTTGAACCGTACGCGTACAAATGGGATAGGACACATACTGCTAATCAGTTGCAAGAGATTTATAAGGATTTAGCCAATGGTGAAGAGTCGAATGATGAGAATGATCAAGTTTCGATATCAGGAAGAATTGTGGCTCGTAGAACTTTTGGAAAACTTGCTTTCTTGACTTTGAGGGATGATTCTGGAACAATTCAG CTTTACTGTGAGAAGGAAAGGCTCGTAAATGATCAATTTGAACAATTAAAGAGCCTTGTCGATATAGGTGATATATTGGGTGCAAGTGGCTCAATTAAGAGAACAGAGAAAG GGGAGCTTTCCGTATTTGTAAATTCGTTCTTGATTCTCACGAAGTCTTTGCTTCCACTGCCGGATAAGTTTCATGGGCTAACAGATGTGGATAAGCGTTATCGCCAACG ATACGTAGATATGATTGCAAATCCAGAGGTAGCTGATGTATTCCGTAAAAGGGCAAAG ATTGTATCAGTCATACGCCAGACGGTTGAATCTGTTGGCTTTATAGAGGTTGATACACCTGTTCTACAG GGGGCAGCTGGTGGTGCAGAAGCTAGACCGTTTATTACACACCATAACTCTCTTGGTAGGGATCTTTATCTGAGAATCGCTACAGAACTACATTTGAAAAGAATGCTG GTTGGTGGATTAGAAAAAGTATATGAGATTGGAAGAATATTCAGAAATGAGGGCATTTCAACTCGTCATAATCCAGAATTCACAACTATAGAG ATATACGAGGCATATTCAGATTATGAGAGCATGATGAACATGGCTGAAGAAATTGTAACTCAGTGTGCTCTTGCAGTTAATGGAACACTTACTGTGGATTATCAG GGCGTGGAAATTAATCTGGAAAGACCTTGGAGGAGGGAAACTATGCACAATCTAGTTAGAGAAGCTACAGGGGTTGATTTTATTGAATTAGGAAACGATCTGAATGTGATTAAGGAAGCAGTACTTAATGCACTTAATATGGGTCCAAATAATCAAGACAGACATTTGATCGAAGCTTGTTCATCTGTTGGGCGATTGCTTAATGAG GTTTTTGAGATGGTGGTAGAACCAACGCTCGTGCAACCTACATTTGTTCTCGATTATCCCATTGAAGTGTCTCCTTTAGCTAAGCCACATCGGAG GCATGAAGGTTTGACTGAAAGATTCGAACTATATATATGTGGCCGTGAGTTAGGGAATGCTTTTTCTGAATTAACTGATCCAATGGACCAG AGAGGACGGTTGGAAGAACAAGTGAAGCAGCATAATATAAAGAGAGAGGCTGCAGCTTCCAAAGTTGTGGATATCGAAATAAACGGGCCAAAAGCTGACGATGACGAGTGTTATGAAGTGAATCTTGATGAAGATTTTCTAACGGCTCTGGAATACGGAATGCCTCCTGCTTCTGGAATG GGACTTGGTATAGACAGGCTGGTGATGCTTTTAACAAACTCGCCTAGTATCAGAGACGTTATTGCTTTTCCTGTGCTTAAGATTCagcaataa